A region of the Roseovarius nanhaiticus genome:
GTACGCGGGAAAAATCGCTGACGCCGCTGGCGGAATTGGTGGTGGCGCCTGCCGGGTATAGCTTGACCGCCCTGATGAGGCCGGATTCGTGGGCGGCGGCGACATCATCTGCGTCGGTATCTTCGGTCAGATAAAGCGTCATCAGCGGCTGAAAATCGGCGCCCGCGGGTAGCGCCGCAAGGATGCGGCCACGGTAGGCCTCGGCATCCGCAGCGGTCACGACGGGCGGCACGAGATTTGGCATGACAATGGCGCGTCCGAAATACGCGGCGGACCACGGCAGAACCGCGCGCAGCATGTTGTCGTCGCGCAGGTGCAGGTGCCAATCGTCGGGTTTGCGCAGGGTAATCTGCTGGGGCGTATCTGTCATGGGGCACGGGTTACACGAGCCGCAGCGACCGCGCCAGACCCTTGCCGTGCAAAACTCTGCGCTCAGCCCTTGACCGAACTGTCGGTCATGTTGTCCTCATCTGGCGCGGCGCCAGGCGCAGCGGCGACGCGTGCCTCCTGCTCTGCACCCGGCCGTGTTTCGGGCGGCAGGCGGCTGCCGTTTTCTCTAGCCGTGCGCAGAGCCGCGTCCAGCGCCTTTTTGAAGGGCCGTGCGCTGCGCTGCTCCAGCACCTTGCGCGCCAGGAGGATCACCAGATAAGGCCGACCGGCCGCCTTAAGACGCTCGAGCAGCGAAAACTGATAGCCTCCGTCGCGGCGGCGCGCGCGGAAGAGCTTGGCCAGCGCCGCGCGGTCCAGCTTGCCCGCGCTGACCTGCGCCAGGATGCGAAAGAGGATCTGGAGCCGCATCAGCCCCTGTTCCAGCTCGGGCCCCATATACCGCATCCGAAAGAGCGTGACGTTCTTGCGGGCGAAAAGTGCGGCATGCATCGCGTCGAGGTCATCCTCGGGGTCATATATAACGAAAGCCTCGGAAGCGGCATCCAGCATGTCGGGCGCATAGCCGTAGCGATCGGTGAAGGAGGTCCGGCGCATGTCACGGAAACGATCATCCCATTCGGCCATGCGCGGATCGAGCGTCGCCTGAGGGGCAAGCGCGACGACCTTGGCGCCCGGCGCCGCGACCGAAAAGGCGGCGGCGGCATAGCCGCAAGAGCCCGCGCCATAGAAGATGACCTGGTCGAAATCCTCGAAGAAACCGTCGTCGATCAATCGGTCGAAATAGCCATAAACGGCGCGATCACGGAACCACGTATCGCCGTCCGACACGAGGCACAGATGCGACCAGCCCAGCGCGCGCGCCATGTCCCAGCCCAGCGGCTGTGCGTCACGTGACAGCGCGGCAATGCCCTGATGCGTCTCGAAGGTGACCAGAAGGATCGGCTTGTCCTCGATGAAAAGTGCCGCGTGGCGGTCGCCCAGCCGTTCCACATAGCCATCATCGGCCGCGACCTCGGCGGCCCTGGTCAGCCAGGCGTCTCGATCGGCGAGACCCGATAGGGGCGTGTTGAACGTGTTGGGCGTGTCTTGCATGAAGCTGTCCTCGCATGAGCAGGCGCATCGCCTTTGGGGACGATCCTTTTGGACTATCCGGCAAAAGAGGCAAAATTTTGAAAAATCCGTGTGGTTTGCTGGACAGGGCCCATGGCGCGCGGCAGGGTGAAGCGCGCGGCACGGGCCGCGGCCGGGTACGCAAGACGGGGCAGGGCGATGGAGCATGTGAAGACGATCGAGGATGTCCAGCGCCTTCTGGCCGAAGAGGGATATGTCTGCGGCAGAGCCCTTGCCACCGCGCTTTTTCTGGCGCTGCGCCTCGGCCGCCCGCTTTTCCTCGAGGGCGAGCCCGGCACCGGCAAGACCGAGATCGCCAAGGCCATTGCCGCTGCGCTTGGCCGCCGCCTCATCCGTCTGCAATGCTATGAGGGGCTCGATTCCGCAAGCGCGGTGGCCGAATGGAATTTTGCCGCACAGATGATCGCCCTGCGCGCTGCCGAAGTCGGCAAAACGGCAGAAGGTGGCGCGCTCAAGGATCAGCTTTTCTCAGACGAATTCCTGATCGAGCGCCCGCTTCTGCAGGCGATGCGCCCGCAGCCCGGCGGCGCGCCGGTCCTTCTGATCGACGAGATGGACCGCACCGATGCCCCCTTCGAGGCGTTCCTGCTGGAGGCGCTCAGCGACTACCAGGTCACCATCCCCGAGCTGGGCACGATCAAGGCCGAAACGCCGCCCATCGTCATCCTCACTTCGAACCGCACGCGCGAGGTGCATGACGCGCTGAAGCGCCGCTGTCTCTATGCCTGGGTCGACTACCCGGATTTCGAGCGCGAGGCGCAAATCCTCGCCGCCCGCGCGCGCGAACTGCCCGCCCAGCTCAGCCGAGAGGTCGTGGCCTTCGTCCAGGCTCTGCGCACCGAGGATCTCTTCAAGAAGCCGGGCGTCGCCGAGACGATCGACTGGGCCAAATGCCTGCTGGCGCTCGATGCGGTTGCTCTCAGCCCGCAGGTCATCGCCGATACGCTGGGCGCGCTCTTGAAATACCAGGATGACATCGCGCGCCTGAACAATAGCGAGGCCACCCGCATCCTCGATCAGGCCCGCGCCGCGATCGCCCCCGCATGAGCCTGATCTTTCATTGTTCCACAAATACTTCGGGGGTCCGGGGGTAGAACCCCCGGCGCCGCATCATGCCCGAATACCCCGATCTCGATATCCCGCAAAACCCGCGCCTGGCGCAGAATATCGTACATTTCGCGCGCGCCTTGCGACGTGCGGGGATGCCGGTGGGCACCGGGCGCATCATCGATGCGGTGCGCGCCGTGGGTGCCGCGGGCTTCACATCGCGCCGGGATTTCTACTGGACTCTGCACGCTGCCTGCGTGACCCGGCCCGAACATCGCGCTGTCTTTGCCCAGATCTTCCGTCTCTACTGGCGCGATCCGCGTTTTCTCGAGCATATGATGGGCCTGCTGATCCCTGCCATGCGCGGCCTGAACGAGGATCGCGGCGCCGAGGCCGCCGAGAAGCGTGCGGCCGAGGCGCTCTTGGATGGTGCCGAGGCGCCCGACCGCGACATCCCCGAGCCGAAGGACGAAGACGCGCTGCTCGAGATTGACGCCAGCGCCACCCAGTCGGCGCGCGAACAGCTGCGCACCCTCGATTTCGAGCAGATGGGCACCGAGGAGATCGCCGCGGCCCGGCGCATGCTGGCGCAGCTCAGCCTGCCGGTGCCACCGCTGCCATCGCGGCGCATGGGCGCTGATGCGCGAGGCCGGGTGCTGGACGCGGGTCGCACCATGCGCCTTGCCATGCGCCGGGGCGGCGAGATCACTCAGATCGCCCACCGCAGCCCCCGTGCCAGACCGCCTGATCTGGTGGTCTTGTGCGATATTTCCGGCTCGATGAGCCAATACAGCCGGATGGTGCTGCATTTCGTTCATGCGGTGGCCAATACGCAGCGGGCGAATGATGCCAAGCCGGGTTGGGGCAAGGTGCATGCCTTTACCTTCGGCACTCGGCTCAGCAATGTGACCCGCCATCTCGCCACGCGCGATGTGGATGCCGCGCTCGCCGCGGCGGGGCGCGAAGTGCAGGATTGGGAGGGCGGCACGCGCATCGGCGATTGCCTGACCGCCTTCAACCGCGACTGGTCGCGCCGGGTGCTGGGGCAGGGCGCGCTGGTTCTGTTGATCACCGACGGTCTCGACCGCGGCGCGCCGGATGCGCTGGCCGCGCAGGTACAGCGCCTTCAGCTGACCGCGCGGCGGCTGGTCTGGCTTAACCCGCTTTTGCGCTGGGACGGGTTCGCGCCCAAGGCGCAGGGCATCGCCGCGATGTTGCCGCATGTGGACATGGTGCTGCCATGCCACTCGGTCGCCACGCTGGAGGATTTGGCAGAGGCGCTCGCCGCGCGGGGTGCGGCGGGTCACAAGGCGCGGTTGATGGCCATGCGCTAGGCCACCAGCGGAAAGCCGCCAGAGAAGGCCTGCTGTGGGAACGATGAGGGCTTGCCCGGAGTTTGATACCGAACCGTCACTTGGCCTGATGGAGCAAACGTCTGCCGCGCACCGAGATTTACAAAAGCGCGGCGCGGCAATCGCTCTGGCAGATGCCCAAAAAATTTTTCTCGAGACTGGAGATACATATGCAACGCCATTGGCTGACTTCGACCACCGCCCTCGCCCTTGTCCTCAACGCCGCTACGCCGCTGCCTTCCACCGCTTACGAAAAGGCATCGATCCAGCCGGCAGTGGCGCCGAACGGCGCCGATCTGCGCTTGGCGCAGGCCGACGCCACGGCCAGTGATGCCATCGATGGTGTGATCTCGGACACCGTGGGCCAAGCGTCGGGTGAGCAATCCGGCGCATCCGACGTGTTGGAAAACGCCGCAGAGGCCCAAGCGCAAGCCGAAGCACAGGCCGCTGCGGAGGCACAGGCCGCTGCAGAAGCGCAAGCCGCAGAGGAGGCTCAGGCGGCCGCAGACGCACAAGCTGAAGCGGAAGCGCAAGCAGCCGCAGAAGCGCAAGCTGCAGAAGAAGTGCAGGCTGCTGCAGAGGCACAGGCGGCCGCAGATGCACAAGCTGAAGCGGAAGCGCAAGCTGCCGAGGAAGCGCAAGCAGCCGCAGAAGCCCAAAGCGCAGCCGAGGCCGAAGCGGCGGCGGCTGAGGCGGCGGCCAAGGAGGCCGCCGAGGCCGAAGCAGCGCGCGCCGAAGCCGAAGCAGCCGCGGCGCAGCAGGCCGCAGATGAGGCCGCTGCCGCAGAAGCGGCGGCGCAGCAGACGCAATCCGCAGAGACGGGCGAAGCCGCCGCTCCTGAGGCAAGCACGCAAACGCAATCTTCCGAAAACGCGGCGCCCGATGCTGCGATCGAGCCGGCGCAGACCGAGTCGACCGAAAACAGCGCCCCCGACCTTCCCGAAACTGACGCCGAGCCCGCTGCCGAGCCCGCTGCCGAGTCCGAGGCGCCCGAGATCCCCGAAGTACCGATCCAAACGCAGAGCCAGGAAAACGCCGCACCCGACGTCGGAGCGGCTGAAACCCCCACCGAATCGACCGAAAATCTGGCGCCGGATACGCAGCCCGAGGTTCTGCCCGAAGTCAGCGCCGAAGATCAGGCGACCGCCGCAGATCTGGCGGATGAAAACGCTGGCGCCGCTGCCGCCGCTTCTGGCGAGGGTGAGGTCGTGGAGACTCAGGATATCACCGTCACCGAGGAAAACACCCGCGCCTCGAACGAAGAATTCACCACCTCTGCCAGCGGTCAGCAGGCTCCGGCGCAGCAGACGCCAGTGGCACGCGATGACGATGACAATCAGCTGCTCAAAAACCTCGGCGTTGCTGCGGCGGCGGGCCTTGGGGCCTACGCCATCGGCCGCATGCTGGATGGCGGCGGGCGCGTCGTATCGAACACCGGCGACCGCGTCGTCGTGCAAGAGCCGTCGGGCGGCTACCGCATCATCAAGGATGACGACACGCTCTTGCGTCAGCCGGGATCAGATGTGCGAACCGAGACATTCTCGGACGGCTCGACGCGCAGTGTCGTGACCGAAGCCGATGGCAGCCGCACAGTCACCATCCGCGCCGCCGATGGCCGCGTTCTGCGCCGCGTGCGCACCCTGCCGGACGGGCGCGACGTGACCCTCTTTGACGACACGCGCCGGTTCGAGCGTGTCGATGTGACCGAGCTCGAGCGCGCCGATGCGCGTCGCGGTGCGGATTACGACTACAGCACGTCGGACGTTGATCAGTTGCGTCTCGCGCTCAATGCCGCCAATGGCGAGCTGCCCAAGCGCAGCTATTCGCTGAACCAGATCCGCCGCATCGACGCGGTGCGCAAGCTGGTGCCGGTCATCGCGCTTGATGCGATCAATTTCCGCACTGGCTCGGCGGTGATTGAGGCCGACGAGGCGCAGGATCTGGCCGATCTGGGCCGCGCCATGGTGGCCGCCATCAACGACGACCCCGGACAGGTCTTCCTGATCGAGGGGCATACAGACACCGTTGGCGACGCCAGCTACAATCTGGCGCTCTCTGACCGGCGCGCCGAGTCCGTTGCACTGGCTCTGACCGAGTATTT
Encoded here:
- a CDS encoding phosphoadenosine phosphosulfate reductase; translated protein: MQDTPNTFNTPLSGLADRDAWLTRAAEVAADDGYVERLGDRHAALFIEDKPILLVTFETHQGIAALSRDAQPLGWDMARALGWSHLCLVSDGDTWFRDRAVYGYFDRLIDDGFFEDFDQVIFYGAGSCGYAAAAFSVAAPGAKVVALAPQATLDPRMAEWDDRFRDMRRTSFTDRYGYAPDMLDAASEAFVIYDPEDDLDAMHAALFARKNVTLFRMRYMGPELEQGLMRLQILFRILAQVSAGKLDRAALAKLFRARRRDGGYQFSLLERLKAAGRPYLVILLARKVLEQRSARPFKKALDAALRTARENGSRLPPETRPGAEQEARVAAAPGAAPDEDNMTDSSVKG
- a CDS encoding AAA family ATPase — translated: MEHVKTIEDVQRLLAEEGYVCGRALATALFLALRLGRPLFLEGEPGTGKTEIAKAIAAALGRRLIRLQCYEGLDSASAVAEWNFAAQMIALRAAEVGKTAEGGALKDQLFSDEFLIERPLLQAMRPQPGGAPVLLIDEMDRTDAPFEAFLLEALSDYQVTIPELGTIKAETPPIVILTSNRTREVHDALKRRCLYAWVDYPDFEREAQILAARARELPAQLSREVVAFVQALRTEDLFKKPGVAETIDWAKCLLALDAVALSPQVIADTLGALLKYQDDIARLNNSEATRILDQARAAIAPA
- a CDS encoding vWA domain-containing protein, whose protein sequence is MPEYPDLDIPQNPRLAQNIVHFARALRRAGMPVGTGRIIDAVRAVGAAGFTSRRDFYWTLHAACVTRPEHRAVFAQIFRLYWRDPRFLEHMMGLLIPAMRGLNEDRGAEAAEKRAAEALLDGAEAPDRDIPEPKDEDALLEIDASATQSAREQLRTLDFEQMGTEEIAAARRMLAQLSLPVPPLPSRRMGADARGRVLDAGRTMRLAMRRGGEITQIAHRSPRARPPDLVVLCDISGSMSQYSRMVLHFVHAVANTQRANDAKPGWGKVHAFTFGTRLSNVTRHLATRDVDAALAAAGREVQDWEGGTRIGDCLTAFNRDWSRRVLGQGALVLLITDGLDRGAPDALAAQVQRLQLTARRLVWLNPLLRWDGFAPKAQGIAAMLPHVDMVLPCHSVATLEDLAEALAARGAAGHKARLMAMR
- a CDS encoding OmpA family protein, which codes for MQRHWLTSTTALALVLNAATPLPSTAYEKASIQPAVAPNGADLRLAQADATASDAIDGVISDTVGQASGEQSGASDVLENAAEAQAQAEAQAAAEAQAAAEAQAAEEAQAAADAQAEAEAQAAAEAQAAEEVQAAAEAQAAADAQAEAEAQAAEEAQAAAEAQSAAEAEAAAAEAAAKEAAEAEAARAEAEAAAAQQAADEAAAAEAAAQQTQSAETGEAAAPEASTQTQSSENAAPDAAIEPAQTESTENSAPDLPETDAEPAAEPAAESEAPEIPEVPIQTQSQENAAPDVGAAETPTESTENLAPDTQPEVLPEVSAEDQATAADLADENAGAAAAASGEGEVVETQDITVTEENTRASNEEFTTSASGQQAPAQQTPVARDDDDNQLLKNLGVAAAAGLGAYAIGRMLDGGGRVVSNTGDRVVVQEPSGGYRIIKDDDTLLRQPGSDVRTETFSDGSTRSVVTEADGSRTVTIRAADGRVLRRVRTLPDGRDVTLFDDTRRFERVDVTELERADARRGADYDYSTSDVDQLRLALNAANGELPKRSYSLNQIRRIDAVRKLVPVIALDAINFRTGSAVIEADEAQDLADLGRAMVAAINDDPGQVFLIEGHTDTVGDASYNLALSDRRAESVALALTEYFQVPPANMIVQGYGEGDLRIRQEGDIRANRRGAVRNITPLLDGGR